One genomic window of Glycine max cultivar Williams 82 chromosome 16, Glycine_max_v4.0, whole genome shotgun sequence includes the following:
- the LOC100788382 gene encoding probable WRKY transcription factor 75, translating into MENYSMLFPISNSSSYPISTSGVGSSQIGYNGQSSNAFLGLRPSNELLGSDDHDNGGEGGGDGDGNMLMSQISGGSNTNVSDELGGSGNSNNKKKGEKKVKKPRYAFQTRSQVDILDDGYRWRKYGQKAVKNNKFPRSYYRCTHQGCNVKKQVQRLTKDEGVVVTTYEGVHTHPIEKTTDNFEHILSQMKIYTPF; encoded by the exons ATGGAGAATTATTCTATGTTGTTCCCTATTTCCAATTCCTCGAGCTACCCAATTTCAACGAGTGGTGTTGGAAGCTCTCAAATCGGCTATAATGGTCAAAGCTCCAATGCGTTTCTTGGTCTAAGGCCTAGTAATGAATTATTAGGTAGTGATGATCATGACAACGGAGGCGAAGGTGGTGGTGATGGAGATGGCAACATGTTAATGTCTCAGATAAGTGGTGGTAGTAATACTAATGTGAGTGATGAGTTAGGTGGTTCCGGAAATAGTaacaataaaaagaaaggaGAGAAGAAGGTTAAAAAGCCTAGATATGCTTTTCAAACTAGGAGCCAGGTTGATATTCTTGATGATGGTTATCGATGGAGGAAGTATGGCCAAAAAGCtgttaaaaacaacaaatttcCAAG GAGCTACTACAGGTGCACGCATCAAGGGTGCAATGTGAAGAAGCAAGTGCAACGGCTAACCAAAGACGAAGGGGTAGTGGTGACCACTTATGAGGGAGTGCACACACACCCAATTGAAAAGACAACAGATAACTTTGAGCACATTTTGAGTCAGATGAAAATATACACTCCCTTTTAA